CGCCTTCCCAACTCAGGGCAAACAGAAAAAACAATAGTCCTATAGGAACCTTCAGTATATCCGATGGTTTGACCAGGTTGCGCCACGAGCAGCCCGGCTTGCCCTGCCACAAAATCCGTTCTCCTTCGTACAGCGAAATCGCCGTTCCTTTCTCCATCGCCGACACCTCTTTATCTCCGCTGCGCCCGGCAGCTTTACCCTGCCGGAACCAGCATACAATCAGCTGCACAAAATCCCTGCAAAGGAATTTACTTTACAGGGATTTTTCATATGCAGGTTATTTAATTATACCATAGGATCTGCCGCGGGGAAACTCGCGAAGCCTACCGTCAATGCTGAGCCGGTACGGCCTTCGTCTTGCCTTCCTGTACGGCAGCCGGTTCGACGCCTTCCATGTGGATGGCGTTGCTGCGCGTCACGGCGCTGATGCCGACAAAGAGGACGCCGCAGACAATCCATTCGGCATAAATGACATGCGGCAGAACGCGGACGGCCGGTACGAACATCCAGGCTACGAGAACGACGACCGAAGCCAGAATCGTATAGAAGGCGGCTGCGCGGGAGCAGTATTTCGGCGCATACATCGTCATGAGAACGATGACGCTGAACGCCGTCATGAGGCTGAGGCCGGCCATGAGCGTGGAGATGATGCCGCTGATGGTCAAGGCAAAGCTCAGCGTAAGCAGGCCGAGGAGGAATACGGAAATACGGGTAACGTTGAGATACTTGCTGTCGGACATATTCGGGTCGACGAAGCGTTTGTGAATGTCATGGGAATACAGCGTCGCCGAGCTGAGCAGGAGATTGCAGGCGCAGCTGACGTCGGCTGCCCAAAGAGCCGCCAAGGTAATGCCGGCCAGCCACGGGTCGAGGGACATGATGACCTGGGGCAATGCAGCCGTAGCCGAAATGTTGGGATATAATTCCGAAGCGATGACGCCGAGGAGGGCGCTGACGAAACCAATCGGCAGCATGAGCAGTCCGCCGATGATGAAGCCTTTGCGGGCCGTGTGCACGTCTTTTGCACCAAGGGAAATCTGGATGATGCTCTGAAGGGACAGGTTGACCGTAATGAGGACGATAATCCACGTAACGATGGTCATGGGTCCTACGCCGTCGATGAAATCGAGGCCGTGAGGCATGGGCAGGTTCATCTGGATTTGATCCATGCCGCCGGCCATGCGCACTGCCAGTACGACGGCCATGAGGATGCCGGCGTATTTCAGGGACACGTTCATGAGGTTCGTAATGCTGGCCGACCACATGCCGCCGATCAGGGTTACACCGATGAAGACGACAGCGCTCATGAGCATCCCTGTCGTCGGCGTGAAGATTTCCGGCATAAGGGCGGCGAGAATCATGCCGCCGGCAACGTACTGCATGCTCATGACGACGAGCTGTACGATGATCTGGCAAATGATGCCGATAATCATGCTCTTCTTATCGTAATACCGTTCCAGCATTTCGGGAATCGTCGTGATGTTGAGGCTGCGGTATTTTTTAGCGACGGTCATGCCCATGACGATCGCGCCGATGCCCCAGGCCGTCGTGTACCAGCCGGCGGAAAGACCGGCTTTATAGGCCTGTTCGGCAACGCCGATAGTCGACGCGCCGCCGACGGCCAGGCCGACGATAGAAACCATGATAAGCGGCGTCGTGAGCTGACGGCCGGCCAGGATATAGTTTTCCGCCTTCCCGGCAGCGCGGTGCTTCGTGTACCAGCTGATTAAGAAAATCGTACAAATGTACAAACCTACGACAATAACTGAACTGTTCATTTGGGTTGCCTCCT
This region of Megasphaera stantonii genomic DNA includes:
- a CDS encoding sodium:solute symporter family protein — protein: MNSSVIVVGLYICTIFLISWYTKHRAAGKAENYILAGRQLTTPLIMVSIVGLAVGGASTIGVAEQAYKAGLSAGWYTTAWGIGAIVMGMTVAKKYRSLNITTIPEMLERYYDKKSMIIGIICQIIVQLVVMSMQYVAGGMILAALMPEIFTPTTGMLMSAVVFIGVTLIGGMWSASITNLMNVSLKYAGILMAVVLAVRMAGGMDQIQMNLPMPHGLDFIDGVGPMTIVTWIIVLITVNLSLQSIIQISLGAKDVHTARKGFIIGGLLMLPIGFVSALLGVIASELYPNISATAALPQVIMSLDPWLAGITLAALWAADVSCACNLLLSSATLYSHDIHKRFVDPNMSDSKYLNVTRISVFLLGLLTLSFALTISGIISTLMAGLSLMTAFSVIVLMTMYAPKYCSRAAAFYTILASVVVLVAWMFVPAVRVLPHVIYAEWIVCGVLFVGISAVTRSNAIHMEGVEPAAVQEGKTKAVPAQH